In Anaerolineales bacterium, one DNA window encodes the following:
- a CDS encoding DUF4287 domain-containing protein: protein MSNFDKVVQSELTAIQTMLGMSLEELADLVRRTGLAKHNEIRWMLQREYGINHEDAKILVKALFESQIQSAA, encoded by the coding sequence ATGAGTAATTTTGATAAGGTTGTTCAGTCAGAGCTCACCGCCATTCAAACCATGTTGGGCATGTCGCTGGAGGAACTTGCCGATCTTGTCCGCCGCACCGGGTTGGCAAAGCATAACGAAATCCGCTGGATGCTTCAGCGCGAATACGGCATCAACCATGAGGATGCGAAAATTCTCGTGAAGGCTCTGTTCGAGTCCCAGATACAGAGCGCGGCGTAA
- the pheT gene encoding phenylalanine--tRNA ligase subunit beta, whose protein sequence is MKIPLSWLKDFIDLDGLSVEEIARKLTLAGLEVDEIKYAGLPMLDHAASGMHSSEKHEFKTSGITWDRDKIVVAEIREVKPHPNADKLTLLDLFDGQQEQVVLTGAPNIFHLKGAGRLEKPIKVAYAKEGSTLYDGHAEGQQLMTLKRAKIRGVDSYSMVCSEKELGIAEEHEGIIILDDDAPVGMPLAEYMGDAVLDISILPNMARNASVIGIARELAALTGRELRKPAIEFKMSGAAVADSVEIEITNPELNPRFVAGLIRNVGIKPSSYQVQRRLKLAGVRPINNVVDATNYSMIELGEPLHAFDYDVLQKRAGKKKIRIITRAAKDGEKLTTLDGVERKLTSTNVLVCDEKSSLSIAGVMGGSESEVTDATKNILLEGAAWNFINIRRTAKQHNLPSEASFRFSRGVHPALAEQGVKRGLQYMAEWAGGEVAPGLVDAYPFPPKDSVVDVTAQDVKRLLGIDLTLEQISELLTRLEFKCKLTKKHVRVTAPNHRMDINEGVIGLADVLEEVARSYGYDNIPTTSMADALPPQVGNPIHEWEEHLRDLLVALGLQEVVTYRMTSPEREARLRTGGKYVRITNPIAPERSVLRRSLLTSVLEITEKNARAESLAMFEIGSVFEPNGNDLPFEPRKLAIVMTGSRLAYAWDVKESPTLDFFDMKGRLELLLSGLRLTDISYTASESTPYLHPGKAAEVKVHGQIVGIFGELHPLVKEKFEFGGAPVIVAEFDLDLLRNQNPAYGIKTVPETPPIFEDIAVIVDDSAEAAAVEALIRQTGGRTVTDVRLFDVYRGDQVGVGKKSLAYSLTYQSEKTMTDADAAAIRSKIVKRLEHELGAKLRS, encoded by the coding sequence ATGAAAATTCCTCTATCATGGCTGAAAGATTTCATTGACCTTGACGGTCTCTCCGTCGAAGAGATCGCCCGCAAGTTGACATTGGCGGGTCTCGAAGTGGACGAGATCAAATACGCGGGACTGCCGATGCTTGATCATGCCGCATCCGGCATGCATTCCAGTGAGAAGCATGAATTCAAAACCAGCGGCATCACGTGGGACAGGGACAAGATCGTCGTGGCGGAGATCCGCGAGGTGAAACCACATCCCAATGCCGATAAATTGACCCTGCTTGACTTGTTCGACGGACAACAGGAGCAGGTTGTATTGACCGGCGCACCGAACATCTTCCACTTGAAGGGCGCGGGCCGGCTCGAAAAGCCGATCAAAGTGGCGTATGCAAAGGAAGGCTCAACACTGTACGACGGGCACGCCGAAGGACAGCAGTTGATGACCCTCAAACGCGCCAAGATCCGCGGCGTGGATTCATACTCGATGGTCTGCTCCGAAAAGGAACTTGGGATTGCCGAGGAACATGAGGGCATCATCATTCTTGACGATGATGCGCCGGTTGGCATGCCTCTGGCAGAATACATGGGTGATGCGGTGCTGGACATTTCCATCCTTCCGAACATGGCGCGCAATGCAAGCGTGATTGGAATTGCGCGCGAACTCGCCGCGTTGACCGGGCGCGAACTCAGGAAACCGGCCATCGAGTTTAAAATGTCAGGCGCTGCGGTTGCGGATTCCGTGGAAATTGAAATCACCAACCCCGAACTCAATCCGCGCTTTGTGGCGGGTTTGATCCGCAATGTCGGGATCAAGCCAAGCTCCTATCAGGTCCAGCGCAGACTCAAGCTGGCGGGGGTGCGCCCCATCAACAATGTGGTGGATGCGACCAACTACAGCATGATCGAACTTGGCGAGCCATTACACGCCTTTGATTACGATGTCTTGCAAAAACGCGCCGGTAAAAAAAAGATCAGGATCATCACCCGTGCCGCGAAGGATGGCGAGAAACTTACCACGCTTGACGGAGTTGAACGCAAACTAACCTCCACAAATGTGCTGGTGTGTGACGAAAAAAGTTCACTTTCAATTGCAGGAGTGATGGGCGGTTCCGAGTCTGAGGTAACCGATGCGACAAAAAATATATTGCTCGAAGGCGCTGCCTGGAACTTCATCAACATTCGCCGTACAGCGAAACAGCACAACCTTCCGTCCGAAGCCTCCTTTCGTTTTTCGCGCGGCGTGCATCCTGCGCTTGCAGAGCAGGGTGTGAAGCGCGGCCTTCAATACATGGCAGAGTGGGCGGGCGGTGAAGTTGCACCCGGGCTCGTGGATGCATATCCGTTCCCGCCGAAAGATTCGGTTGTGGATGTCACGGCACAGGATGTCAAACGCCTGCTGGGCATTGACCTCACGCTTGAACAAATCTCAGAGCTTCTCACCCGCCTTGAATTCAAGTGCAAATTAACGAAGAAGCATGTGCGCGTCACCGCTCCCAACCATCGCATGGATATCAACGAAGGTGTCATTGGCCTCGCCGATGTGCTTGAAGAGGTTGCGCGCAGTTACGGGTACGACAATATTCCCACCACCAGCATGGCCGATGCGCTTCCACCGCAGGTTGGCAACCCCATTCACGAGTGGGAGGAACATCTGCGCGACCTGCTCGTTGCGCTGGGCCTGCAGGAAGTCGTCACCTATCGCATGACCTCCCCCGAACGTGAAGCGCGCTTGAGGACCGGCGGGAAGTACGTCCGCATCACGAACCCGATCGCCCCCGAACGCAGTGTGCTGCGGCGCAGTCTGCTTACCTCCGTGCTTGAGATCACGGAAAAAAATGCGCGTGCCGAATCTCTTGCAATGTTTGAAATCGGTTCCGTCTTCGAGCCCAATGGAAATGATCTGCCCTTTGAGCCGCGCAAACTTGCCATCGTGATGACCGGTTCCCGCCTCGCCTACGCCTGGGATGTGAAGGAATCGCCCACTCTTGATTTCTTCGATATGAAGGGACGCCTCGAACTCCTTTTGAGCGGGTTGCGCCTGACAGACATTTCCTATACGGCCAGCGAATCCACTCCATATCTGCACCCGGGCAAAGCTGCCGAAGTGAAAGTCCACGGACAGATTGTGGGCATCTTTGGTGAATTGCATCCGCTCGTGAAGGAAAAATTTGAGTTCGGCGGCGCGCCTGTCATCGTCGCTGAATTTGATCTCGACCTGCTGCGAAACCAGAACCCCGCCTACGGCATTAAAACCGTCCCTGAGACGCCGCCCATCTTCGAAGACATTGCCGTCATCGTGGATGATTCAGCGGAAGCCGCCGCCGTCGAAGCATTGATCAGGCAGACGGGCGGAAGGACCGTCACAGATGTCCGCCTGTTCGATGTCTATCGAGGCGATCAGGTCGGGGTTGGCAAAAAGTCGCTGGCCTACAGCCTTACATACCAATCCGAAAAAACAATGACCGATGCCGATGCGGCAGCCATCCGCAGCAAGATCGTCAAACGGCTGGAGCATGAGCTTGGCGCAAAACTGCGAAGCTGA
- a CDS encoding MOSC domain-containing protein, whose amino-acid sequence MKILSVNIGIERELQTATSLSRTGIHKVPVSGAVYISAPGLKDDVIVSKKHHGGPDQAVYVFGAEDYAYWSVELGDEFAPGAFGENLTISDLQSADFNIGDRLQAGEVTLEVTAPRIPCGTLAAWMGDPRFVKKYRDVERPGFYCRVIAEGEVKAGDVVTVQRSAGEAVGILEVFRHWYEKEKDESTLGRFLNAPIATRVRKRLEDDLQKLLERNIP is encoded by the coding sequence ATGAAAATTCTCAGCGTAAATATTGGAATCGAGCGTGAATTACAAACTGCAACTTCGCTCAGCAGGACGGGTATCCATAAAGTGCCGGTTTCGGGTGCCGTGTATATCTCTGCGCCCGGATTGAAAGATGACGTCATCGTAAGCAAAAAGCATCACGGCGGACCCGATCAGGCTGTTTATGTCTTCGGCGCGGAGGATTATGCGTACTGGTCAGTGGAGTTGGGTGATGAGTTTGCGCCCGGCGCATTTGGCGAGAATCTCACCATCTCTGACCTGCAAAGCGCGGATTTCAACATTGGAGATCGCCTGCAGGCCGGCGAAGTGACCCTAGAAGTGACCGCGCCCCGCATCCCTTGCGGGACATTGGCAGCGTGGATGGGGGATCCGCGGTTTGTGAAGAAATACCGCGATGTGGAACGTCCGGGGTTCTATTGCCGTGTGATCGCCGAGGGCGAGGTCAAAGCCGGGGATGTGGTGACAGTTCAACGGTCCGCGGGGGAGGCGGTTGGCATTCTCGAGGTCTTTCGTCACTGGTACGAAAAGGAGAAGGATGAGTCAACGCTTGGCAGATTTCTAAACGCCCCCATCGCGACCCGTGTGCGCAAACGCCTGGAGGATGACCTGCAGAAACTCCTTGAAAGAAATATCCCTTGA
- a CDS encoding HD domain-containing protein translates to MNQQEIIQKTVEYIKGEFSDDSSGHDWWHIHRVWRNAVAICEQENADLFIVQLAALLHDLDDWKFNDSDDETPLRARAWLEACSVDIPTADKVCGIITHISFKGAGVENKMNSLEGLIVQDADRLDAIGAIGIGRAFAYGGYKNRMMYDPQSPPQVHASFEEYKNSRSATINHFYEKLLLLKDMLNTPTARRIGEQRHAVMLRFLDQFMNEWEGRDVSEGHI, encoded by the coding sequence ATGAATCAACAGGAAATCATTCAAAAAACAGTCGAATACATCAAAGGGGAATTTTCAGACGACTCCTCGGGTCACGATTGGTGGCACATCCACCGCGTGTGGAGGAATGCCGTCGCCATTTGCGAACAGGAAAACGCGGATCTCTTCATCGTCCAGCTCGCCGCCCTGCTCCACGACCTTGACGATTGGAAGTTCAACGACAGCGACGATGAAACCCCGCTTCGCGCCCGTGCCTGGCTTGAGGCCTGCTCCGTGGACATTCCCACCGCTGACAAGGTCTGCGGGATCATCACGCACATCTCCTTCAAAGGCGCAGGTGTTGAAAATAAAATGAACTCGTTGGAGGGCCTGATTGTACAGGATGCCGACAGGCTGGACGCCATCGGCGCGATTGGCATTGGACGCGCCTTTGCCTATGGCGGCTATAAAAACAGGATGATGTACGATCCGCAGTCCCCGCCGCAAGTACACGCCAGTTTTGAAGAATATAAAAACAGCAGGAGCGCGACCATCAACCATTTTTACGAAAAACTGCTTTTGCTCAAGGACATGTTAAACACGCCCACCGCCAGAAGAATAGGAGAGCAGCGGCACGCAGTAATGCTGCGTTTTCTCGACCAGTTCATGAATGAGTGGGAAGGCAGGGATGTAAGCGAGGGTCATATTTAA
- a CDS encoding histidine kinase N-terminal 7TM domain-containing protein, with amino-acid sequence MVPPNIGYSALLFIAGTVCLLVAAIILQTRRAAPGATSLMALLLALAWWDITYAIFWAGTPAHSDYFWLDLTYIGVVTVPAAFFIFSLQISNLTHWLKRPLAALIYLEPGIVLLLLFTDPYHGLFFAGKRTANSAVILDAGPVFWLNVVYSYSLILLTTILLVRTFARSSGLYRRQVGVILIGLGITWLNSIIFVAGLNPLPGADNTPFSFTITAVAFAYALLQYQLLDIVPVARDVLIEKMTEGVLVIDVQERIVDINPAARRMLNVPLNVLGRPINEVFSKWNRTDREALVSANTQFEIELGEGRKIHMDVQVTPIMDGRNRDIGRLIALHDITNLKNNQKELHLLATRDSLTEAINRGHFMELALKEVQRAQRYDRPISLILMDLDYFKNINDTYGHAMGDQTLVAFTKICTDGARKTDIFARLSGEEFVLLLPETPEKTAAELAERLRMAFAETVIGSEAAQFNTVSMGITELRANDTLENMLHRADKALYKAKSEGRNKVYTWHPQLG; translated from the coding sequence ATGGTTCCTCCCAACATAGGTTACAGCGCATTGCTATTTATTGCGGGAACGGTGTGTCTGCTGGTCGCGGCCATCATTCTGCAAACGCGCCGTGCCGCGCCCGGCGCCACCTCCTTGATGGCCTTGCTCCTTGCCCTTGCCTGGTGGGATATTACCTACGCAATTTTTTGGGCGGGCACACCGGCGCATTCGGACTATTTCTGGCTTGATCTTACCTACATTGGAGTCGTCACCGTCCCTGCGGCGTTTTTTATTTTTTCCCTTCAAATCTCCAATCTGACGCACTGGCTAAAACGTCCGCTGGCCGCCCTGATCTATCTGGAACCCGGCATTGTCCTGCTTCTTCTGTTCACAGACCCCTATCATGGACTCTTCTTCGCCGGCAAACGTACAGCCAACAGCGCGGTCATTCTGGACGCCGGACCCGTTTTCTGGCTCAATGTGGTTTATTCCTACTCCCTGATCTTGCTCACCACCATCCTGCTTGTGCGGACGTTCGCCCGTTCGTCCGGGTTGTATCGCAGACAGGTCGGTGTCATCCTCATTGGATTGGGCATCACCTGGTTGAACAGCATCATCTTTGTTGCCGGGCTGAATCCGTTGCCCGGGGCGGATAACACCCCCTTCTCATTTACCATTACCGCGGTTGCCTTTGCCTACGCTTTGCTCCAATACCAGCTTCTGGATATTGTCCCGGTGGCAAGGGATGTTCTGATAGAGAAGATGACCGAAGGCGTGCTGGTCATCGACGTTCAGGAACGGATCGTTGATATCAATCCCGCCGCGCGCAGGATGTTGAACGTCCCGCTGAATGTATTGGGAAGACCGATCAATGAAGTTTTTTCAAAATGGAATCGCACGGACAGGGAGGCGCTGGTCTCGGCAAATACCCAGTTCGAAATCGAGTTGGGGGAGGGAAGGAAAATCCATATGGATGTGCAGGTTACGCCCATCATGGACGGCAGGAACAGGGATATCGGCCGCCTGATCGCCCTGCATGATATTACGAACCTGAAAAACAACCAGAAGGAACTGCACCTGCTCGCTACAAGGGATTCCCTTACCGAGGCGATCAACCGCGGTCATTTCATGGAACTGGCCCTCAAGGAAGTCCAGCGTGCCCAACGATACGACAGACCTATATCCCTGATCCTCATGGATTTGGATTATTTCAAAAATATAAATGATACCTATGGCCACGCAATGGGAGACCAGACGCTTGTCGCCTTTACGAAAATTTGCACGGACGGCGCAAGAAAAACGGATATCTTTGCCAGGTTAAGCGGCGAGGAATTCGTGCTGTTGCTGCCGGAAACCCCGGAAAAAACAGCAGCCGAGCTGGCCGAGCGGCTGCGAATGGCGTTTGCGGAGACAGTCATTGGATCGGAGGCTGCTCAATTCAATACCGTCAGCATGGGGATCACGGAACTTCGGGCAAACGACACGCTGGAGAACATGCTCCACAGGGCGGATAAGGCCTTGTACAAGGCAAAGTCAGAGGGACGGAATAAAGTATATACATGGCATCCGCAATTGGGATAG
- the pheS gene encoding phenylalanine--tRNA ligase subunit alpha: MQERLNEIEKAALEHLSSITDSAALEAWRVAHVGRSSALMQVFAGLGKLSKEEKPAVGAAANRVKMALEAALAERAEVIRNAALAKSLEEEQLDVTLPGRAVKIGRLHPSTQQLRRVLDILAEMGFQVYTSREVETDEMNFQLLNFPPHHPARDMQDTLYIEAGDRGDNPILLRTQTSPGQIRAMREFSATNPQDPPPIRIASPGMCFRHEQITTRSEIQFNQVEGLAVGRNITFADLKGTIADFVRRMFGEGARLRFRASYFPFTEPSAEVDVECFVCGGAGCQVCKNSGWLEILGCGMVHPVVLQNGGYDPKVYSGFAWGMGPERQLMLRNKINDIRYFWGNDVRFLEQF; the protein is encoded by the coding sequence ATGCAGGAAAGATTAAATGAAATCGAAAAAGCCGCACTGGAGCATCTTTCATCCATCACAGATTCAGCCGCGCTGGAAGCCTGGCGGGTGGCGCATGTTGGACGCAGTTCAGCGCTGATGCAGGTCTTTGCCGGGCTGGGGAAACTCTCCAAGGAGGAGAAACCAGCTGTCGGCGCGGCGGCGAACCGTGTGAAGATGGCGCTGGAAGCCGCGTTGGCAGAACGTGCCGAGGTGATCAGGAATGCCGCGCTGGCGAAATCCCTGGAGGAGGAACAACTGGATGTGACCCTGCCCGGACGCGCGGTGAAGATCGGCAGGCTGCACCCATCCACGCAACAACTGCGCCGCGTATTGGATATCCTCGCGGAGATGGGATTTCAGGTGTACACATCACGTGAAGTTGAGACGGACGAGATGAATTTCCAATTGCTCAACTTCCCACCGCATCATCCCGCGCGCGATATGCAGGATACACTTTATATCGAGGCTGGTGATCGCGGCGACAATCCAATCTTGTTGCGTACTCAGACCTCGCCCGGGCAGATACGCGCAATGCGCGAGTTTTCTGCAACCAACCCGCAAGACCCACCACCAATTCGGATTGCGTCACCTGGCATGTGTTTTCGCCATGAGCAAATTACAACACGCTCTGAGATCCAGTTCAACCAGGTGGAGGGACTCGCCGTTGGCAGAAATATCACCTTCGCGGACTTGAAGGGCACCATCGCGGATTTCGTCCGCCGCATGTTCGGGGAAGGTGCGCGTTTGAGATTCCGCGCTTCGTACTTCCCCTTCACGGAACCCTCCGCCGAAGTGGACGTGGAATGTTTCGTGTGCGGCGGGGCGGGCTGCCAGGTCTGCAAGAATTCCGGCTGGCTTGAAATTCTGGGCTGCGGCATGGTGCATCCCGTTGTGCTTCAGAACGGCGGGTACGATCCGAAGGTCTACTCCGGCTTCGCCTGGGGCATGGGACCCGAACGCCAGTTGATGCTGCGCAACAAGATCAACGACATCCGTTACTTCTGGGGGAACGATGTCAGGTTCTTGGAACAGTTCTAA
- a CDS encoding DUF5655 domain-containing protein, with the protein MHVILQSDGTRASEGKSEDAVLDEIYSGAKAGFRPIHEKLMEEIGKFGEFEIAPKKGYVSLRRKKQFAMIGPKTNTRFEVGINAKELKKNARLLEQPKGSMCNYIVNLTDAKEVDAELVAWIRSAYEGAG; encoded by the coding sequence GTGCATGTTATCCTCCAATCAGACGGCACGCGTGCGTCGGAAGGTAAATCGGAAGATGCCGTTCTGGATGAAATTTATTCAGGCGCGAAGGCTGGTTTCCGTCCCATCCATGAAAAATTGATGGAGGAGATCGGAAAGTTCGGTGAGTTCGAAATCGCGCCGAAGAAGGGCTACGTCAGCCTGCGCCGCAAAAAACAATTTGCGATGATCGGACCCAAGACCAACACGCGTTTCGAGGTGGGCATCAATGCAAAGGAGCTCAAGAAGAACGCCAGGCTGTTGGAGCAGCCCAAGGGAAGCATGTGCAATTACATTGTCAATTTGACCGACGCGAAGGAGGTGGATGCCGAACTGGTCGCGTGGATCAGATCCGCTTATGAGGGAGCAGGCTGA